From one Streptomyces sp. R41 genomic stretch:
- a CDS encoding YhjD/YihY/BrkB family envelope integrity protein, whose product MPMKPSDAADHLSLSARLRRAIRQAPVVRGWRRNRRLELGPRSLGFAALALLTLVPLLIVVSAADPTHGRGFAQWLGDGIGVSATSREDIEQLFTRPGQAPRTTTAFGIATLAAFGLSLGAAVQTGFEKVWELSPARWYARWRHALWLAVLIGYLFMSATTTLWRQSSAVTLAAILTAILFVWWSQRMLLGGRVAWGALLPGAVATVIGLIGLRVFSLLVFSPLIASNTVTYGPIGTVLVLQSWLVGVGMVVFGGALVGRLLHEELPRVAHALKTRK is encoded by the coding sequence ATGCCGATGAAGCCCTCCGACGCCGCGGACCATTTGTCTCTGTCCGCAAGATTGCGCCGTGCGATCCGACAAGCACCGGTCGTGCGCGGATGGCGGCGGAACCGCCGGCTAGAGCTGGGGCCGCGGTCGCTGGGTTTCGCGGCGCTCGCGCTTCTCACGCTGGTGCCACTGCTGATCGTTGTCTCCGCGGCTGATCCGACACACGGGCGTGGGTTCGCGCAGTGGCTGGGGGACGGGATCGGCGTGTCAGCGACCTCCAGAGAGGACATCGAGCAGCTGTTCACCCGGCCCGGCCAGGCACCACGGACCACGACAGCGTTCGGCATCGCCACCCTTGCTGCCTTCGGTCTGTCGTTGGGGGCGGCGGTGCAGACCGGCTTTGAGAAGGTTTGGGAGCTCTCCCCGGCGCGCTGGTACGCCCGGTGGCGGCATGCGCTGTGGCTTGCCGTGCTCATTGGGTACCTCTTCATGTCCGCCACCACTACGTTGTGGCGACAGTCATCGGCTGTCACGTTGGCGGCAATCCTGACCGCCATTCTGTTTGTGTGGTGGTCGCAGCGAATGCTGCTCGGTGGGCGGGTCGCTTGGGGCGCCCTGCTGCCCGGCGCGGTGGCTACGGTGATCGGGCTGATCGGTCTCAGGGTCTTCTCCCTGCTTGTCTTTTCGCCGTTGATTGCATCCAATACGGTTACCTACGGCCCCATCGGAACTGTGCTGGTCCTCCAGTCCTGGCTGGTCGGTGTGGGCATGGTCGTGTTCGGCGGTGCGCTGGTAGGCCGTCTGCTGCATGAGGAACTCCCACGCGTGGCACACGCTCTGAAAACGCGAAAGTGA
- a CDS encoding MerR family transcriptional regulator, with product MPPASSRPADNLDDDDYPAYTMGRAAEMLGTTPAFLRALGEHRLITPLRSEGGHRRYSRYQLRIATRARELVDQGTPIEAACRIVILEDQLEEARRINEQLRTQGRESQPKTSA from the coding sequence ATGCCCCCTGCCAGTTCCCGCCCCGCCGACAATCTCGACGATGACGACTACCCCGCCTACACCATGGGCCGGGCCGCCGAGATGCTCGGCACCACCCCCGCCTTCCTCCGCGCCCTCGGCGAACACCGCCTGATCACCCCGCTGCGCTCCGAAGGCGGCCACCGCCGCTACTCCCGCTACCAACTGCGCATCGCCACCCGCGCCCGTGAACTCGTCGACCAGGGCACCCCCATCGAGGCCGCCTGCCGCATCGTCATCCTCGAAGACCAACTCGAAGAAGCCCGACGCATCAACGAACAACTGCGCACTCAGGGCCGCGAGTCGCAGCCGAAGACCTCAGCCTGA
- a CDS encoding helicase associated domain-containing protein, with protein sequence MDLHITGPGQADIVGPHIDVTAKTGVSSAGELSHSRMEALEDLDPGWCPMRWDVSWQRNYRLALAHVKAGGALPGGPREVVVQGEDLGVWIAGQKAAWPQLTPAQAYLLETLGVDPDDTAGARPAPRSQDDRWAANLAAARQFRAREGHLRPARKHLETITVGVGGDGGQEVAVRLGAWLDNTRRRAAKLSPERRADLDALGTRWS encoded by the coding sequence ATGGATCTTCACATAACGGGTCCAGGTCAAGCCGACATCGTGGGGCCGCATATCGACGTCACAGCCAAAACCGGCGTCTCGAGCGCTGGGGAGCTCTCCCACAGCCGCATGGAGGCCTTGGAGGATCTCGATCCCGGGTGGTGCCCGATGAGGTGGGACGTCTCCTGGCAGCGTAACTACCGGTTGGCGCTCGCCCACGTGAAGGCCGGCGGCGCGCTGCCTGGCGGGCCGCGTGAGGTGGTGGTGCAGGGCGAGGACCTCGGCGTGTGGATCGCCGGGCAGAAGGCCGCATGGCCTCAGCTGACGCCTGCACAGGCCTACTTGCTGGAAACGTTGGGCGTCGACCCGGATGACACGGCGGGTGCGCGGCCGGCCCCGCGCTCGCAGGACGACCGGTGGGCCGCCAACCTCGCCGCAGCTCGCCAGTTCCGTGCCCGCGAAGGCCACCTGCGCCCGGCCCGAAAGCACCTTGAAACGATCACTGTGGGAGTGGGTGGAGACGGCGGCCAGGAGGTGGCGGTGAGGCTGGGGGCGTGGTTGGACAACACCAGGCGAAGGGCGGCTAAGTTGAGCCCAGAGCGCCGCGCTGACTTGGATGCGCTTGGGACGCGGTGGTCCTGA
- a CDS encoding transposase, which translates to MVGRLRSDRALRLPAPPRVYQPKGGRPPKHGTEFGLAKPGTWPEPSVMTVNDTPRYGKAEARAWDRLHPELQQRSAWIDHEGELPIIEGTLIRLKVDHLPGDRDAPPVWLWSSATGATPADVDFAWSCYLRRFDLEMSKPQCCHSCGSSSSPWAPVSFWIIAIRWWYSQGWRAPCPRGSSCRRRSRSTSARSA; encoded by the coding sequence CTGGTCGGCCGCCTTCGTTCGGACCGTGCCCTGCGGCTGCCGGCGCCGCCCCGCGTCTACCAGCCCAAGGGCGGCCGACCGCCCAAGCACGGAACGGAGTTCGGCCTCGCGAAGCCGGGGACCTGGCCCGAGCCGTCGGTGATGACGGTGAACGACACACCCCGCTACGGCAAGGCCGAAGCCCGCGCCTGGGACCGGCTCCACCCGGAACTCCAGCAACGCTCCGCCTGGATCGACCACGAGGGCGAACTCCCCATCATCGAGGGCACGTTGATCCGGCTCAAGGTCGACCATCTACCCGGCGACCGCGACGCACCGCCGGTATGGCTGTGGTCCTCGGCCACCGGCGCCACCCCGGCCGACGTCGACTTCGCCTGGTCGTGCTACCTGCGAAGATTCGACCTGGAGATGAGCAAGCCGCAGTGCTGTCATAGCTGCGGTTCGTCGTCATCGCCGTGGGCTCCTGTCTCGTTCTGGATTATCGCCATCCGCTGGTGGTACAGCCAGGGTTGGCGTGCTCCGTGTCCGCGGGGCAGTTCGTGCAGGCGGCGGAGCCGTTCGACTTCGGCACGATCGGCGTGA
- a CDS encoding acyl-CoA thioester hydrolase/BAAT C-terminal domain-containing protein, translating to MAHGHQLASRRVTRAWFGTGVTSRNLTVAADKVAGTLHLPAPGTPRHSAVLLFGGSEGGNSNKPAAALLASHGYPALSLGYFNLPGLPQALENIPLEYFATAARLLAAQPGVDPRHILAMGYSRGSEAALLLANDYPDLIHGAVVYSPSAQVNSGFPDYGTFAWTKDGKPIAERLIPLGHVSGPVMAIAGAHDLLWTSSRWARQIVQELDAAGNRYPHQALIYPNAGHGVGTFPYLPAGTRLIHPVTRRETDLGGTRAGDAAAQEAGWPKVLALLASLGS from the coding sequence ATGGCGCACGGACACCAGCTCGCGTCCCGTAGGGTGACCCGCGCATGGTTCGGCACCGGCGTGACCAGCAGAAACCTCACCGTCGCGGCCGACAAGGTCGCCGGGACCCTGCACCTGCCTGCCCCTGGCACCCCGCGGCACTCGGCGGTCCTCCTCTTCGGCGGTTCAGAAGGGGGAAACAGCAATAAGCCTGCTGCAGCCCTGCTCGCCTCGCACGGCTACCCGGCCCTGTCGCTCGGCTACTTCAACCTCCCCGGCCTCCCCCAAGCCTTGGAGAACATCCCCCTGGAGTACTTCGCCACCGCTGCCCGGCTGCTGGCCGCGCAACCAGGGGTCGACCCACGCCACATCCTGGCGATGGGCTACTCACGCGGCAGCGAAGCAGCCCTGCTCCTCGCCAACGACTACCCCGACCTCATCCACGGTGCCGTCGTCTACTCCCCCTCTGCGCAGGTCAACAGCGGATTCCCGGACTACGGCACCTTCGCCTGGACGAAGGACGGCAAGCCCATCGCCGAACGGCTCATCCCGCTCGGCCACGTCAGCGGCCCCGTCATGGCCATAGCGGGAGCTCACGACCTGCTGTGGACATCGTCTCGATGGGCGCGGCAGATCGTCCAGGAACTTGACGCCGCCGGCAACCGGTATCCCCACCAGGCTCTGATCTACCCGAACGCCGGGCACGGCGTCGGTACCTTCCCCTACCTCCCGGCCGGCACCCGCTTGATTCACCCCGTGACACGCCGGGAGACCGACCTCGGCGGCACCCGCGCGGGCGATGCCGCCGCTCAAGAGGCAGGCTGGCCCAAAGTCCTCGCGCTCCTGGCCTCACTCGGCTCCTGA
- a CDS encoding ricin-type beta-trefoil lectin domain protein codes for MLKKTAALGAATLLCWALGTAQASATSSYRHLRNVGDVGECLDFRADYGPYTTGCNGGAYQTWTMATLPETATALRQNAGDRLCLVARSGQPTMKPCLAGDQAALWTVHDLGPSSTGYEIINKATGTCLVAGSGAIHHVSLGACTGGGSRQWIVYS; via the coding sequence ATGCTCAAGAAGACCGCTGCCCTGGGCGCGGCCACGCTGCTGTGCTGGGCGCTGGGAACCGCCCAGGCCAGTGCCACCTCCTCCTACCGCCACCTGCGCAACGTCGGCGATGTGGGCGAGTGCCTCGACTTCCGGGCCGACTACGGCCCCTATACGACCGGCTGCAACGGAGGCGCCTACCAGACCTGGACCATGGCCACGCTCCCCGAGACCGCGACCGCGCTGCGCCAGAACGCGGGCGATCGTCTGTGCCTGGTGGCCCGCAGCGGCCAGCCGACGATGAAGCCCTGCCTGGCAGGCGACCAGGCCGCCCTGTGGACCGTCCACGACTTGGGCCCCAGCAGCACCGGATACGAGATCATCAACAAGGCCACCGGGACCTGTCTGGTCGCCGGGTCCGGGGCGATTCATCACGTCTCCCTCGGGGCCTGCACCGGAGGCGGCTCACGGCAGTGGATCGTGTACTCCTGA
- a CDS encoding transposase has product MPERRRYPSDLSDARWELIEPVLTAWWSERRGRGLDIGWPPDHDLRSLLDVVLYVNRTGIPGATSRTTTYWNSVYAYFARWQEEGPADTGDPRRRPDREFRARLVARAQRGSAVAALVVRC; this is encoded by the coding sequence GTGCCAGAACGTCGCCGTTACCCCAGTGATCTGTCCGATGCCCGGTGGGAGTTGATCGAGCCGGTCCTGACCGCCTGGTGGTCCGAGCGCCGCGGCCGGGGCCTGGACATCGGCTGGCCTCCTGACCACGATCTGCGGAGCCTTTTGGACGTGGTGCTCTACGTGAACCGCACGGGGATCCCTGGCGCTACCTCCCGCACGACTACCTATTGGAACAGCGTCTACGCCTACTTCGCCCGCTGGCAGGAGGAAGGCCCTGCTGATACCGGCGATCCGCGGCGCCGTCCCGATCGAGAATTTCGTGCGCGCCTGGTGGCGCGCGCGCAGCGAGGCAGCGCCGTGGCCGCGCTGGTGGTCAGGTGCTGA
- a CDS encoding DUF6131 family protein, with protein sequence MIALGVILLIIAFLAKISILWIIGIILIVIGAILFLLGHVGHAVGGRRHYW encoded by the coding sequence GTGATCGCCCTCGGAGTAATTCTGCTCATCATCGCGTTCCTGGCCAAGATCTCCATCCTGTGGATCATCGGGATCATCTTGATCGTCATCGGGGCGATCTTGTTCCTCCTTGGCCACGTGGGCCACGCGGTCGGCGGACGACGGCATTACTGGTAG
- the dnaN gene encoding DNA polymerase III subunit beta — protein sequence MEFRIERGALAEAVAWAARSLPARSPVPVLGGLMLDAAEGRLRISGFDYEASATIEVPAETPTAGRVLVLGRRLLDICRVLPDAMVACALEGARFTMEGGGTRFGLSTLPMQEYPALPELPAFRGTLDAAEFAAAVAQVVIAAGRDDYLPVLTGIQLRLDGESMTLAATDRYRYAVRVLPWKPEGAVSDAVEVVVPGRRLTEISRALTKSGLIRIGLNDTGGSGGGLIAFEGTGMRTTLRLLEGRLPRYDKLFTLDGPAVAVTGREALADAVRRVAVVAEPTSPIRLDFSAQGTVLLQAGYEDDIASQQLAATLADADDLAVAFNPAYLLEALNSFNASQVRFELLGPGQRALLSGVPDEDDAAREDHRHLLISVRQLS from the coding sequence ATGGAGTTCCGGATCGAGCGAGGCGCTCTCGCCGAGGCCGTGGCCTGGGCGGCCAGGTCGTTGCCCGCACGTTCGCCTGTGCCTGTGCTGGGTGGCTTGATGCTGGACGCGGCGGAGGGACGGCTGCGTATCTCGGGCTTCGACTACGAGGCGTCCGCGACCATCGAGGTCCCCGCGGAGACGCCGACAGCCGGTCGGGTGCTCGTGCTTGGGCGCAGACTGCTGGATATCTGCCGGGTATTGCCCGATGCGATGGTGGCGTGCGCGCTGGAAGGAGCGCGCTTCACGATGGAAGGGGGCGGTACGCGCTTTGGGCTGTCGACCTTGCCCATGCAGGAGTATCCGGCCCTTCCCGAGCTTCCCGCCTTTCGCGGAACGTTGGATGCGGCAGAGTTCGCGGCGGCGGTCGCACAGGTCGTGATAGCCGCCGGCCGTGACGACTACCTCCCGGTGCTCACGGGGATCCAGCTCCGGCTGGATGGCGAGTCCATGACGTTGGCCGCTACGGACCGATACCGGTATGCCGTGCGTGTGTTGCCGTGGAAGCCGGAGGGGGCGGTTTCCGATGCGGTGGAGGTAGTGGTTCCCGGCCGCAGGCTGACCGAGATCTCCCGTGCGCTGACGAAGTCGGGGCTGATCCGCATCGGGCTGAACGACACGGGTGGCTCGGGTGGTGGCTTGATCGCCTTCGAGGGAACCGGGATGCGTACGACACTGCGGTTGCTGGAAGGGCGGCTGCCGCGCTACGACAAGTTGTTCACACTGGACGGCCCGGCAGTCGCGGTCACCGGGCGGGAGGCGCTCGCCGACGCGGTCCGCCGTGTCGCGGTCGTCGCGGAGCCGACCAGCCCGATCCGGCTCGACTTCTCCGCCCAGGGAACCGTCCTCCTGCAAGCGGGGTACGAAGACGACATCGCTTCGCAGCAGCTCGCGGCCACGTTGGCCGACGCCGATGACCTGGCGGTCGCCTTCAACCCCGCGTACTTGCTGGAAGCCCTCAACTCCTTCAACGCCTCCCAAGTGCGCTTTGAACTTCTGGGCCCCGGCCAGCGGGCACTACTCAGTGGCGTACCGGACGAGGATGACGCGGCACGCGAAGACCACCGCCATCTACTCATATCAGTACGGCAACTGAGCTGA
- a CDS encoding IS982 family transposase, translating to MTPDLDSLATALYAKIDDLLKESPHLAPWRPTVGIAPQLTDAELVTLAMMQAMLGFTSEAKWLRHARCHLRHLFPYLPQQPGYNKRLRKVAELLRRVTRLLAADTSVWSDDVWIVDSTPVECGRSRETVKRSDLAGWAEYGYCASHSRFFWGLRLHLVCTLQGLPVAFALTGAKADERETLLDLLAAEPGIVAARPGQTLIGDKNYFGRDFEHQLAEHAIQLLRPARKGEPERPGAPLFKPLRQVIESINETFKGQLDLEHHRGRTPRGVIARVMQRILALTAAIWHNDHTRQPVRRSLIAFDH from the coding sequence GTGACGCCCGACTTGGACTCCCTCGCGACCGCGCTCTATGCGAAAATCGACGACCTGCTGAAGGAGTCGCCGCATCTCGCGCCATGGCGGCCCACGGTAGGGATCGCGCCGCAGCTGACCGACGCCGAGCTGGTCACGCTCGCGATGATGCAGGCCATGCTCGGCTTCACCTCCGAGGCCAAGTGGCTCCGCCATGCTCGCTGCCACCTGCGGCATCTCTTCCCGTACCTGCCCCAGCAGCCCGGCTACAACAAGCGGCTGCGCAAGGTCGCCGAGCTGCTCCGCCGGGTCACCAGGCTTCTTGCCGCCGACACTTCCGTGTGGAGCGATGACGTGTGGATCGTGGACTCCACACCCGTCGAGTGCGGTCGCTCGCGCGAGACCGTCAAGCGCTCCGACCTGGCCGGATGGGCTGAATACGGCTACTGCGCCAGCCACAGCCGCTTCTTCTGGGGCCTGCGTCTGCACCTGGTATGCACCCTGCAGGGACTGCCCGTCGCCTTCGCACTGACCGGAGCGAAGGCCGACGAGCGCGAGACCCTGCTCGACCTGCTCGCGGCCGAACCCGGCATCGTCGCCGCCCGGCCCGGGCAGACGCTGATCGGCGACAAGAACTACTTCGGCCGCGACTTCGAACATCAACTGGCCGAGCACGCCATCCAACTGCTGCGGCCGGCCCGCAAGGGCGAGCCCGAGCGGCCCGGAGCACCCTTGTTCAAGCCGTTGAGACAGGTCATCGAGTCGATCAACGAGACCTTCAAGGGCCAGCTCGATCTCGAACATCACCGCGGCCGCACACCCCGCGGCGTCATCGCCCGGGTGATGCAGCGGATCCTCGCACTGACCGCCGCGATCTGGCACAACGACCACACGCGACAACCCGTCCGACGCTCACTGATCGCCTTCGATCACTGA
- a CDS encoding PRC-barrel domain-containing protein: protein MIQSADIREWRTHDVIDTGGHKIGTLESVYVDTSTDEPAMATVQVGLPTRRHLVFVPLAGAIVGPGYVKVDYDRSLVKKCPAIGTDDVLPAEDEAAVFAHYGLPYKPGTNGERQLARR, encoded by the coding sequence ATGATCCAGAGCGCGGACATCCGTGAGTGGCGCACCCACGACGTCATCGACACGGGCGGCCACAAGATCGGCACGCTGGAGTCCGTCTACGTGGACACCAGCACCGACGAGCCCGCTATGGCCACGGTCCAGGTGGGGCTGCCCACCCGCCGTCATCTGGTCTTCGTCCCGCTGGCCGGGGCGATCGTGGGGCCGGGCTACGTCAAGGTCGACTATGACCGGTCGCTGGTGAAGAAGTGCCCGGCGATCGGCACGGACGATGTCCTGCCCGCCGAGGACGAGGCCGCGGTGTTCGCGCACTACGGCCTGCCGTACAAGCCCGGTACAAACGGTGAGCGGCAGCTCGCCCGCCGCTGA
- a CDS encoding SDR family oxidoreductase — protein MGQLDGKTALVTGGTTGIGLATARRFAAEGAHVFITGRRQKVLDAAVAEIGANATGIRSDVADLADLDRLYAAVTAQGRSIDVLFANAGGGEFSTLEQVTEQHFDSTFDINVKGTLFTVQKALPLLNDGASVILTGSTAATTGAEAFGVYAASKAAVRSFARTWANELKDRAIRVNTLVPGPIDTPGITGLAADEEQAGHMRGSLAGSVPLGRMGRPDEAASAALFLASDQSSFITGAELFVDGGLNQV, from the coding sequence ATGGGACAGCTTGACGGCAAGACCGCGCTAGTCACCGGCGGAACCACCGGCATCGGCCTGGCCACCGCCCGGCGCTTCGCGGCGGAGGGCGCTCACGTGTTCATCACGGGCCGCCGCCAGAAAGTCCTCGACGCCGCAGTGGCCGAGATCGGCGCGAACGCCACCGGCATCCGCAGCGACGTCGCCGACCTCGCCGACCTCGACCGGCTCTACGCAGCCGTCACCGCGCAGGGCCGCAGCATCGATGTGCTGTTCGCCAATGCTGGCGGCGGCGAGTTCTCCACTCTGGAGCAGGTCACCGAGCAGCACTTCGACTCGACCTTCGACATCAACGTCAAGGGGACGCTGTTCACCGTGCAAAAGGCGCTCCCGCTGCTCAACGACGGCGCCTCGGTGATCCTCACCGGCTCGACCGCCGCCACCACGGGGGCCGAGGCCTTCGGTGTCTACGCCGCTTCCAAAGCTGCCGTCCGCTCCTTCGCCCGCACCTGGGCCAACGAGCTGAAGGACCGTGCGATCAGGGTGAACACCCTCGTACCCGGCCCCATCGATACGCCGGGAATCACGGGTCTGGCCGCCGACGAGGAGCAGGCCGGCCACATGCGCGGATCTCTGGCGGGCTCGGTGCCGCTGGGCCGAATGGGACGCCCCGATGAGGCCGCCTCCGCAGCCCTCTTCCTGGCCTCCGACCAGAGCAGCTTCATCACCGGCGCCGAACTGTTCGTCGACGGCGGCCTCAACCAGGTCTGA
- a CDS encoding pentapeptide repeat-containing protein, whose protein sequence is MTSSLSRLFRRSAMDTRPTAPPRIWPRAVAASAGLVLLGWLIWLLGPGAGWVLEHVDGVTDVSDKERALLLDAIRGRALTITTGLAALVAVYFTARNADTARRTYEVGQRTLALAEQGHVTDRYTKAIEQLGSAELAVRLGGIYALERIARDSARDHSTVLEVLTAFVRTSPPLGTTLAPAPLPERRGRPRLRADIQAALSVIGRRNTDHDRPGQHIDLAEANLLGADLAGADLRGADLAQAELTEADFKGADLSHANLWRANLTRADLARANLAHAIFEGADLTDAQLDGASLHGARGLPPG, encoded by the coding sequence GTGACCTCATCGTTGAGCCGCCTGTTCCGGCGGTCAGCCATGGATACGAGGCCCACCGCCCCGCCACGTATCTGGCCCCGGGCCGTGGCAGCGTCGGCGGGGCTAGTGCTGCTCGGCTGGCTGATCTGGCTGCTCGGGCCCGGTGCGGGCTGGGTGCTGGAGCACGTCGACGGCGTTACCGACGTCAGTGACAAGGAGCGCGCCCTACTGCTGGACGCTATCCGTGGCCGCGCATTGACGATCACCACAGGGCTGGCTGCACTCGTGGCCGTCTACTTCACCGCCCGCAACGCCGACACCGCCAGACGCACCTACGAGGTCGGCCAACGCACCCTCGCCCTCGCCGAACAAGGCCATGTCACCGACCGCTACACCAAGGCGATCGAGCAGCTCGGCTCCGCCGAACTCGCCGTGCGACTAGGCGGCATCTACGCACTCGAGCGCATCGCCCGCGACTCGGCCCGCGACCACTCCACCGTGCTGGAAGTCCTCACCGCCTTCGTCCGCACATCCCCTCCCCTGGGTACGACGCTTGCTCCGGCGCCCCTACCAGAGCGCCGGGGCCGGCCCCGGCTCCGGGCGGACATCCAGGCAGCCCTGAGCGTTATAGGCCGCCGGAACACAGACCACGACCGCCCTGGCCAACACATCGACCTGGCAGAGGCGAACCTCCTGGGAGCCGACCTGGCAGGTGCGGATCTGCGTGGCGCCGACCTTGCCCAAGCCGAACTCACCGAAGCGGACTTCAAAGGCGCCGACCTGTCGCACGCCAATCTGTGGCGGGCGAACCTCACACGCGCCGACCTCGCCAGGGCGAACCTGGCCCATGCGATCTTCGAGGGCGCCGATCTCACCGATGCGCAGCTCGACGGCGCGAGCCTCCACGGCGCCCGTGGGCTGCCCCCCGGCTGA
- a CDS encoding DUF1349 domain-containing protein gives MDAQRAVDWSEAAWLNPPLSAELHGDELLVTSRNRSDFWRTTSYGFVRDNGHALLTDLPAGAAVEVTFLAQFEALYDQAGIMIRVDDRTWIKAGVEMTDGAPHLGAVVTRGQSDWSLTPAPGWNGCKITVRASREKDAVTIRARREDEAWQMVRLAPLAPDATASAGPFFCSPQREGLQVQFTRFALGPADISLHNPQA, from the coding sequence ATGGACGCACAGCGCGCGGTCGACTGGTCGGAAGCCGCCTGGCTCAACCCGCCATTGAGCGCAGAACTGCACGGTGACGAGCTACTGGTGACGAGCCGGAACCGGAGCGACTTCTGGCGCACCACGAGTTACGGCTTCGTACGAGACAACGGGCACGCCCTGTTGACGGACCTTCCCGCCGGTGCCGCCGTCGAGGTCACCTTTCTTGCGCAGTTCGAGGCATTGTATGACCAGGCCGGGATCATGATCCGCGTGGACGACCGGACCTGGATCAAAGCCGGTGTCGAGATGACCGATGGAGCGCCGCACCTGGGCGCCGTAGTCACCCGCGGCCAGTCGGACTGGTCCCTGACCCCTGCCCCCGGCTGGAACGGATGCAAGATCACCGTTCGGGCCAGCCGTGAGAAAGACGCAGTGACCATCCGGGCGCGCCGCGAGGACGAAGCCTGGCAGATGGTGCGACTAGCTCCCCTGGCACCTGACGCGACGGCATCGGCTGGACCCTTCTTCTGTTCCCCGCAGCGAGAGGGACTGCAGGTGCAATTCACACGGTTCGCCTTGGGACCTGCTGATATCTCGCTCCACAATCCTCAGGCCTGA